A single Plasmodium yoelii strain 17X genome assembly, chromosome: 10 DNA region contains:
- a CDS encoding fam-b protein: protein MRVSILKFVFFSIIICFFEYVKNELYYINERNIYHERNITNFRNNRILGDTDNRFDLNYYYESTLSLANQLNEYNDDDEEIKYLRNIIDSHVKKHKENNTLPDLNSLDKRTKKLIDELHKEIEETKKELDNIKNNKLAIELIQNNPVSEEDFKQLKNERNIVGTEHYGVDSNIENESKTKRKLTKLTKKLMVRGVLLTLLVLSLLVPGLIYFVFVIMNVVLSIEIIIECCKYVKFFFKEYKSYKKKKKSR, encoded by the exons ATGAGAGTcagtattttaaaatttgtttttttttcaattattatttgtttttttgaatatgttAAAAAT gaattatattatataaatgagaGAAACATATATCATGAAAGgaatataacaaattttagAAATAATAGGATATTAGGGGATACAGATAACCGATtcgatttaaattattattatgaatCAACTTTGAGTCTTGCAAATCAACTTAATGAGTacaatgatgatgatgaagaaataaaatatcttcGAAATATTATAGATTCACATGTAAAGAAgcataaagaaaataatacattaccCGATTTAAATAGTTTAGATAAAAGAACTAAAAAGTTAATTGATGAACTTCACAAAGAAATAgaagaaacaaaaaaagagcttgataatataaagaataataaattagCAATAGAACTGATACAAAATAATCCTGTATCAGAAGAAGACTTTAAACAAttgaaaaatgaaagaaataTCGTGGGGACTGAGCATTATGGGGTCGATTCAAATATCGAAAATGAATCAAAAACTAAGCGAAAGTTAACAAAATTGACCAAAAAATTAATGGTGAGGGGGGTGTTGTTGACGCTGCTTGTTTTGTCGTTATTGGTACCCGGattgatttattttgtatttgtTATTATGAATGTAGTTCTTTCAATTGAAATAATTATTGAATGTtgtaaatatgttaaattcttttttaaagaatataaatcatacaaaaaaaaaaaaaaatcaagatAG